In Miscanthus floridulus cultivar M001 chromosome 8, ASM1932011v1, whole genome shotgun sequence, the sequence TTGGTTTGGATGACCTCAAAAATCAAGGCCGCTGTTGTGAACCCCATCCCGAGCAAGGGGTCGTACGCCCGTCTCGTTGGGATGTATTTGAATGGTGGGTCATCGTAGTGGCTGCCActgcttggtgttgttgtctTGTCTTCGCTGCGTGGCgcagggatggcgtctgaccggaCAGACGGgactgttgtcccctcggtccttgcggggtcagtgcggcATGCCTGCTCTTGTCAGAGCGGATGCGCCTGGCAGAGTCCGATCTCTCCCCATTCCTCCCAGGGGTCTGGACGGAGGAGAGGTCGTGTGATGCTGCGTGGCGTGCGGTGAAGGCAAAGAGAAGAGGTCGTGGCCGACTCCCGCTTTGGTGTTTGACCTAGGTCCACGTAGCTTAATTGGGCCTCAGTCGTTCGGACTTATACCAGCTCATGTACCATGGGCCCCCCGAGCGGCTGACTAATCGATATCTTGAGATACCCGAGGTATCATAACCCGACACTATATATTAACATACTTATTTATTAAATAGTGTTGAAGATACTATTAACAAATTGTGAGACCCTCATTGCACCTCATATTGCACCTCATGTAATGATAGGTGAACTCACCGTGTGAGTTTATCATATGTGAATAATTGTTCTAAAATTGTAGCAGCAAAAGCAACAACCAAACACTCACATAAGAAACTATGATGTGCCTAACTTGGGACATGTTAAGTAACCTGTAGACACAGTCCAAACATGACCTTAATATTTTGTTCAACTACACTAGTTATCTCATCTCAATCAGAAAAAGATTGAATAATTTGTAGATTGTAACAAATAGACATAGAGTTTTCTACCAATGCCATATGATGGGCAAGACCTCTTTATTCGGTCACGTTATCCTACCactgttacgaaaaaggttttaGAGACGACTAGAACGAGCTTATAGGATCCGCGCGTCTCTACTTATGTATTCGTAGGAATCGTTGTATACACATGCTCGCCAAGCCTAAGTCATGTCACAAACGTGCATGAGCTCAGGTTTGGCTGATGACCCCAGTGAATACTCCATAAGTCTCAATTTAACTATCACCGTGGATGCATGTCCGTCAAACTTTATCCAATTTTGGTTAAGTTTATAGAAAACATTAACAACATtagtatctctaaataaatttattataaaaacatATTCAACAATCTGTCTAATAatcggcatgttcgctggttggtttctgagctggtttggactggctggtgctggtttgttgtgagaagaaaacactgttggctggctggtttgggctggctgacaagcgaacaggccgaatactAATTGTGTACTataaattttaatatttttttttatatatttagtgaaAGTTAAGTATGTTTAACTTCTCAAAAAAACGATAACAATGGATTGAAGGATCCAAGAAAAAGAGTGAGAATAAGAAATGACTGTGAAACTGATAAGAGCGAGTGGAGACAGGTGagaatttttttagataatgaaacATAGTTTCTTTTGAATTTCAGGGGGAGTTCCCCACCTGTATTATATTATATTGGCCTTCAAGCGGCCCGCGAGGAAGTTTACAAGGACTTATATCATTTTGATTTTAGTTACACAAGCCACCGCAAGCACATCCCTAATTGTGTAGTGCTTCATGCAAAATCGAACACCATTTAAATGAAACACGGTTTCAAAACACAAAGAAATAcggtgtgtgcgcgcgcgcgcgcgtgtatatatatatatatatatatatatatatatatatatatatatatatatatatatatatatatatatataaaactctgtagctggctacaaaataacttattctgtagtcactttgagctacgataattactatgttaatttacgagattatagtagcTTCTtattaagtggtttactataacgttatgataaatatctccatgtgttatagtaacccaactatcgtaaatagatattgatattatcgtaaatggaggtggctacagaatataatctcaatatatatatattagaactactaccctgtagctggctacaaaataacttattctgtagctactttgagttacgataattattatgttaatttacgagattatagtaactctttactaagtggtttactataatattatggtaaatatccccatgtctTATATtaacctaactatcgtaaatatgtattgacattatcgtaaattagtatataaaattatcgtaaataaatatggctataaaataacttatttttgtagttggctactgaatataatctcatatatagaactactaccctgtagctggctacaaaataacttattctgtagccactttgagttacgataattactatgttaatttacgagattataataACTCCTTGCTAAGTGGCTTAGCATAACGTTATGGTACATATtcccgtgtgttatagtaacctaactatcataaatatgtattgacattatcgtaatttagtatataaaattatcgtaaatagaggtggctatagaataacttattttatagccgactatatatatatatatatatatatatatatatatatatatatatatatatatatatatatatatatatatatatatatatcatttgtCAATAAAAAGACACGGAAACTTTGTGCACTTTAGAACAGGGAACTGAAGACTTGTCTGCAGAAAAACCGATCCTGTCCAGCCTCAGCCCCCTGAGCCTGCACGCCTCGTCCGTCGTCACTATCATCCCATCCGATGTTCATGTTCTCCGCCGCACGCTGCCTCGTCCCTAGTCTGTACCCCCACCCGCACGCGCCCGCCTGCCGCCGCGCGCCGGCGCCCACCGCGGTCTCAGCCAAGCCGCGCCGCTCGAGCCGAGGCTCCCGCCGCGAACGCTCGTGGgacgacgatgacggcggcggctCAGATTCCGACGTCGACGACGGCTTCTTCGGCCAAAAGCAGGACGAGGAGGCGCCAACGCCCTCCCCCCGACGTCCCGCCTCGCCAGCGCCCCAGCTGCGGGGGTCCGACGTGCTGCGCGCGCTGCAGAGGGCCGCCGCGGCCAAGGAGGCCGCCaggaacaagaagaaagacatgAAGAGGCCGGCGGCGCGCCAGCGGCAGGGGAAGGAGAAGCCGGCGGGTGGCGACGTGGAAGTCCGGGAGGTGAGGCCTGTGGTGATAAGGCCCGAGTGGGCGGCGAGGATCCGGGAGCTGGAGCTCAGGGTGCAGCAGCTCGCCGTCGACAAGTAGCCAGTACTCAGTACTCAGTAGAAGGAAATGAAGGTAACCACACAACCAGTGGCCAGTGAGCAGGGGTTGCTCTGCTTTTCTCATCGTGTTGCTCTCTCAGACTCTTTCACTGTCTGCCTGTCTGTCTCAAAGATAGATTCTTCCAATTCCAAGAACCAAATGATCAGATAGACAATTCTGCTGCCCACATTATGTTAGCACTTGCGTTCCAGGCTCCCTTACTGCCAACTGATGTGCAGAAGCACTCCAAAGTCCAAACTGATGTTGGCAAGGCAATGAAGCTGACATTCCATGACCTCGAAGGCACTCCTCAGATCAGATTGCAAGACCAGAGATCCGCCAATTCTACGAGCAATGTGATCGAGTATATGCTAGCATCCAGGTCTCTCTGCTGAATCCTGATGAGATAAGAATTCTCAGGggattgttgttttctttttcctCTGTTTATCTCCTACTGATGTCTAACTGCAACTTTCACCGGTTGCATTCAATGGATCAATAGCTGTGTAGTAGTTCTTGTCAGATTTATCAATATATACAGTGAGAATCAGTGATGGTCAGCTCACACTGCACTTTGAACTTTAACCGAATGTATCAGTATAGTGATGTTCAGTTCACACTGCACTTCGAATGAATCTTCACCCGTAACCCGTAAGCATAGAGACTCATGGCGAGTTGCGCTATCTGCAATTGCTCATTTCCATCAGCCATTGTTCACCCATCGGCTATGATTTGGAAATAGTCTAAGATTCCTAATGCAAAATTGCCTTACATAGTATCTTTTGGAAACGAGATTTTGAAAATGGTTGGAGAAACCCAACAAATATGCCACCAACTTTTACTTGAAAAATTCATTGATTTACTTATTATTTTTTTGGAATTATGGAAGATAGCAAGAGACCCCAAATCAACCTCCAACAGATTACCTATACGGAAGACCTATTTTGGAttgcctgagaggcacaacccaaatatggacaTCCTCCCTCTataaacccatttgcagaaaggattctcttttggatcttgttgttggagaagatgcctaataggtattgaaccttttgcctatAACGCTACTCAAAGAAcaaatgggtcttgtattttaggtggtgttgttggagatagcataatagaacatggcaTGTGAGCAAATGCATTTCGCAACTGGTTAATAATTAAAGGAAAAATCAAAATCACAACATCACATCACATGGGCCTGCCTATATATACCTATACTAAGAAGACAAAGGCCGGCCCATAACCGACCTTTAGGCCTTTGGCAGCGGCCCAAGGTTCGTCCTCCCCCACCGAGACGCCGCCCTCGCCCCTCGCCGCCAAATCGCCCTCGCCCTCACCCTCACCCTCATCCTCGCGCCGCCCGCCAAGCCGGCCGCCCTCACCCGCGCCGCCCGCCTCCTCTTCGCCATGACGGTGGCTGCCGCGGCGGACGAGCACCAGAAAGCCCTAGGTGACGACGGTGCGGCCATGAAGGAGCTGGAGGCGCAGCAGCCGTCCTACCGCTCGCTGGCCGCGCCGGTCACTAACCCCGTCGACAAGTTCGCGCTGCTCCCCGCTTTCCTCAAGGTCCGAGGCCTCGTCAAGGAGCACATTGACTCCTTCAACTACTTCATCACCAGGGGAATCAGGAAGATCATCGAGGCAAACAATCGCATTGAAGCGCGGAATGACCCAAACATTTACCTTAAGTATGTCTGTTGTGTATGTATGGTCTGTTCTATTCTGTTCATTCATTCCACAGTGACAGTACTCCTCTTCAGCAATCGTCTATACATTACCGTAGCTTGTTTTGTTTTCATGCCCGATCTGTGCGTGCTGTGTACCTATCTGTTTATGCCCGCCCACTGCAATTCAATTCCGTCCAGGTACACCAAAGTATATGTTGGCACGCCCTCTGTTGAAGTGGATTACAAAATCGAAGATATCACGCCGCACTTTTGCCGCCTTACTGGCCGCACGTAAGCCTCCGATCACGCCCAGATTCATAATGTATCTATCTGCTTGCATTAAATCAACCTGTCAATAACTTCGCATGGATAATCTGATTATGTGAAACGGACAGCCAGCCTTGCATCTTTGCCAAACTCATAGCCTGTTCATCTTGTTGGTACTCTGGCAGGGCTGTTTTCTCAGTGCATGCTTCCTGCTGATTTATCACTTCTTATGATAACAGCTCTGATCTTTTCATTTCTACCTTCAGTTATTCTGCTCCTATAAGAGTTGATATCGAATATACCGTAGGCAAGCAGCAAAAACTGAAGCAGAAGGTAACCCATTAGTCTGCTTTAAGTAACTTCTACACGCTTGACGTGATTTTTTTTAACTATACATGCCCTTCTTAACTTTCTCCTCAGGAGAAAATTCTTATTGGCTACATGCCCATCATGCTTAGAAGTTATAGATGTATTCTGCATGGAAAGGATGAAGCTGAGCTAGCAAGACTCGGTTAGTCTATATCTGAAATGCTTATCGTGTCATCTTACTGTTTATTCTGATGGTTTCACCATTGTGTTCCTAGGTGAGTGCCCTCTTGATCCTGGTGGTTACTTTATTGTCAAAGGGACCGAGAAGGTACCTGAAAGGAACGATGCATTTTTCTAATCCAAAACGAGTCTTGCTAAACCTATGAACCCATTAGTTACAGGGCTAGCTGCAAGTGCTTTTAGTTTTGTTGCACCTGTTTCCCGTGCTCCTTTTCTGCACCAATAATCTTGAGATATTTTGTTACTTTTCAGGTCATTCTAATACAAGAACAGCTATCAAAGAATCGTATTATTATCGACACCGATAGTAAAGGAAGGTCATACTCAATATTCAATATGGACTTATTAACTTCCTCAACTATTTTAATTTTTGTATTCTTTGCAAATGAGTGTTTCAGTTTGACAATTGTCACAAGTTACATAGACTTTGTCCTAAATTTACTGGCATGCAATGTTTCAGCATCTTTCTGAGCAGCCTTACAACTCTTAACTGTAGTCTGAATTCAGGCTAGAAGTTGATAGGAAACTCTAATTCCAACCATCATGGTTAATATAAACCATAGGCGTTGAGTTCCGTTGGTCACTCGTTGCTGAAATAAATTCTTTTCGTGTGCTCTTGCTCATGGCAGTTCATTGCTAGCTATTTGGTCCTATAGCACTAGAGGTTTTAGTACCTTCCGTGAAGTGGGTTACTATTCAACATCTTATGCGGTCATCTGTATTTTCTGTCAATTAGGGTAATTGCATCTGTTATCAGCAGCACACATGAAATTAAAAGCAAGACCGTGATTACTATGGATAAGGAGAAAGTGTACCTACAGCTGAATCAGTTCACGAAACCGGTATGCATTGCAAATCCTGATAACTTGAAGAGTCTTCATGATAACTTGAAGAGTCTTCATGATCGTTTATGTTAgtcatgtactccctccgtcccttttCAACTGCCGTTCTCACTTCCCGAGAAGTTAAACGTactcaactttgaccaaatatatataagaaaatacgGCAGCGCTATTCTACACCCTAGGTGTAGAATATTGTGTAGAATAATATTCTACATCACAAGCCAAAATTGACCAGAAAAAAATACTGAGTACTACTGAACAACGTTCAGTACTACACCCAGCAACACAAAATACTGAATAATACTAAAACGCGACTACTGAACGATACTTAATTCTGTTCAGTATAGCAGTTTGGTGTAGAATAGATTCTACGCCTAGGGTGTAGAATAGCGCGTgcataagaaaatattaatatttatggtacataattagtatcactagattgatcgttgaatctattttcataataaacttatttggagatacaaatgttgctaatattttctacaaacctattcaaacttaagaaagtttgaccaacacGAATACCATAGCGACACTTAAAAAGGGACATAGGGAGTATGTATCATATATACACCTTATGCGTGTATGGGCCCTGTCCCTATTGCTTACAGTTTAAACACAACAATTTTGACTGTTGTTGAAATGCATTCTTCATTCAGTTTGTAGCATATGGGAACCTGGTAGGGGAGTTACTGAGGGTGCCTAAATTTTGGATACACATTTATTCATCTTGTTCTGCACATAATATTGTGGAGAGATGTTACTGTGCTTGGGAGTTACAATAGCTGCTGGCTTGTTCAAATACAATGGTCAGAGAATAGAAGACACATACTAAATGTAAATTTATGTGTGGATGATACTTCGTACACTCGGTTTTCTCTACAGTGAGCACCGCTGTAGCCCTAATATGCAACACACggcggggggtgggggtggggtgggggggacTAGTAGGGACAGGGAGTTGGCCTGGGAAAGCTGCAGTGGGAGTTGGGAGTAGGCTTCTCGAAGAAGGGAAGCATTGTTAGGCAATTGTCAGGCGATGTTTTGAGGGGCACCACTGGAGCAGTCAGTCAGATGGAGAGCAGCATTGGCAGCAAATCTTATCTGAGATGGCGAGACAATAGGAGGACAATTAACTCAAGGAACAGTTAATAGATACGAAGTTTACCCACATCTACAAAATTCATATTCGTATAAATTGAGGGATCTCAGCCCAACGTTAGTTCCATCATGCAGGATATTAGAGATGAGGCCAAGTTGTGCTGTATGGCAAGAGGGCTCCGTAGCTTATGGCCATGACTGTTTTTTCGGTCCTTGGTATTACTTAGTTTTTGTGTTTTGTGTGCTTTTTTTTTTCTGCTGTACTGGTCATGCCCTTCTAAGGGATTGTTTGAGTCGCTTAGACTCattcttcttcttaatataatgatacatagatctcctgcgtgttcgagaaaaaaaatcctACAAATTGCCCATTATAAGATCAAGGGTTTGTATATTTTGGAGGGATGGTATCTTGTACCTCCCAAGCACGTATTCCCTCTCCTAGTTTGCAGGCTTGTAGATTTTGTGAAAACAAACGTCATGAGTTCCTCCACTGTATTCCCTCTCCTAGTTTCACAGGTCTCCTTGCGTGTTCTGGCTTGGGTAAAGCCTCCCTTTTGTACAGTGCCTCTTTTTTTTCCCTAATAAATCTGTACAGtgggggcctcccctgctgtattttacgctcaattttttttcttcttttgcccAACTTACTCAGGTTCTTAATGTAAGGAGGCAATCTTTCAAAATTTAAGTgggttgttttcttgtttgataattGCACCATGATCTAAATTTCCTTCTGCTTTCTTAATTTCACATCTGACACCTTATTGAACGCTCAAAAGGTCCTTGGGTCCTATGTTATGGCATGGAAGAAGTGGACACTTTATGACTTTGTTTCTGAGCTTTAAAATTTACAGATTCTAATAATGGTGGTCATGAAAGCTATGGGAATGGAAAGCGATCAAGAGATTGTACAAATGGTTGGAAGAGATCCAAGATATGGTGACCTCCTATTCCCATCTATTCAGGTATTTTTTTCTTGATAAAATGGATAGCCTCTCAAGTGCACAGGTGGATAATTGGATTTGTGCTATGTTTTAGATATTTCTGTTGCACCCTTTTTTCTTGTTATAAATTATGCCTTTTATATTTTAGGGTATTAAAATTTTCTGCTTTCTTAGGAATGTGCttcaactccgcctatggtggggcgcctttggtgtcccagcatagcaggtcccaagccctggtaaaggaggagggttgtgttaggcgtggcgagccaatgtaaaaacttagccacttaaatggagatgaaacccgaaagaaaatcgttggggcgtaaccctcttagcgacgcgccatatcggaacccgggtatggtgttaaatgggcaagggccgggtcgtcacccccgtgacgcgccgtgtcgtgatctgggcatggtgtcaagtaaccaaggatcgggtcgtcgcttccttagtggcgcgctacatcggcgcccgggtgtagtgaaaaatgagcaagggtcttcgcatctgagtcgacgggtgcgaagggtaaggaagctagtcgaaccaactaggatccgtttaggtagttggaatgtagggtcacttacaggtaagttaagagaattagttgataccgcgactaggaggcgtgtaaatatattatgcgttcaagagattaaatggaagggtcagaaggcgaaggaggtggacaatacaggtttcaagctttggtacacagggacagtcgcgaatagaaatggagtaggagttttgattgataagagcctcaagaatggtgtggtggaagtgagaaggcaaggagataggattatcttagtcaagcttgtcgttggtgatatggtcttgaacgtttATCATTGCTCAATCTGTTTTTTGTTTTTAAATTATCATCCTTTCTATTCCTGATCCTGAGTGTTTTTTTGGCAGGTTACTTATCTGGGTGCCGGAAACCAGAAGGTAATAGAACTGACAGAGTAAATCCATGACAAGCTATGAACTTATTTTCTCACTACACATTAAGTAACTACAGCTGGCACATGTTCCAAAACATGCGTTCAAAACATAGTCCACATTCTTGAACACTTCATCTGGCCTCTGATGTGCCTCTTTGTCACTTTCAGGAAGGCCGTGCAAGATCAATCCTGCGTGATGTGTTTATTGCACATGTGCCGGTGAGATAAACGTTTTTATATAACTTTTGCTTGCAGTCCACTGTTCTCGTTTTCATGTCAATCTCTCCTATAGGTTGAGAATGGCAACTTCCGACAAAAATGTATATACACTGGTGTAATGTTGAGGCGCATGATCGACGCGATCTTGAATGCTGACACCTTTGATGACAAGGCAAGTTAAAATCTGGCCTATGCATTACTCTAGTGAATGACTCCAAAAACATATCCATGCGCCAAAAGTCATCATCTTCTTTACCATTATCAGTGCTGCTTAAGAAATGAAAATCCATTCAAATTCAGCGCTTGCGTATTTTTTTTGGGAAGGACCAAagtccatgcctttgcttgaagGCATGTGGAACCCGGGCTTAACCCAGGCGGGCAGACTCCCAGTGCTACTGTGCCTTCTGCTAAATCAGTGTGGGTTGCAACAGAATTAACATAACATTAATAGTAACATCATATTTTTATTGAAATGGATGTTATCATGTCACCTTTGTGGAGCTTCAATTTTGGCTAGTGCATACATGGCTTGCTAAGGTTTTCTTAGGCATCCGGTCTAACCCTTCCTACCCTCAATTTTCCTTTACAATAGTTATGGGATACAATTTGTTTGCCATGACATGTTTGGCATTATACACTCCCACATTTTTAATCATGAATTGTAGTTGTTCAGCCAAACACATGGACTTGTACTTGTTATGTTGATTTGCTGTGCACAATTGTACCTTGCTATTAGTCGCACAGATAAGGTTTGTCCATAATTAGCCATCATCAATTTTAAATTATGCCTTTTTGGTGTAAGTACCTAAGGTTTCATTTGGTGTACTGAACTGAGCCCATGACTGAGGAATTGGAATCGCTGAAGCTGAATTCTGCTGTTTGGATGCACATGGAATTCGAATTTGC encodes:
- the LOC136470872 gene encoding uncharacterized protein gives rise to the protein MFMFSAARCLVPSLYPHPHAPACRRAPAPTAVSAKPRRSSRGSRRERSWDDDDGGGSDSDVDDGFFGQKQDEEAPTPSPRRPASPAPQLRGSDVLRALQRAAAAKEAARNKKKDMKRPAARQRQGKEKPAGGDVEVREVRPVVIRPEWAARIRELELRVQQLAVDK